In Erinaceus europaeus chromosome 10, mEriEur2.1, whole genome shotgun sequence, one DNA window encodes the following:
- the MMP23B gene encoding matrix metalloproteinase-23 isoform X2, producing MGLWVSVPAAAGGACELGGRLRAALGVLYLLPVLLLLSQLGILVLQATVSAAQSDVPSPHPMGVLATVGPGPLPLQAARRRRYTLTAARLRWDHFNLTYRVLSFPRNLLSPSETRRGLAAAFRMWSEVSPFSFREVGPEQPSDLRIGFYPTNHTDCLVSLLHHCFDGPTGELAHAFFPPHGGIHFDDSEYWILGPTRYSWKKGVWLTDLVHVAAHEIGHALGLMHSQHNRALMHLNATLSGWKTLSQDELWGLHRLYGCLDRLFVCASWARKGYCDTRQRLMKRLCPSSCDFCYAGTRTRSPWSSPTLATWRWARLT from the exons ATGGGCCTCTGGGTCAGTGTCCCTGCGGCTGCTGGGGGGGCCTGTGAGCTGGGTGGGCGGCTGCGAGCAGCGCTGGGTGTCCTGTATCTCCTGCCAGTCCTTCTGCTGCTCTCCCAGCTGGGGATCCTGGTGCTCCAGGCCACTGTGAGTGCAGCACAG AGCGATGTCCCCTCTCCTCACCCCATGGGCGTCCTTGCCACTGTGGGCCCTGGACCGCTGCCCCTGCAGGCAGCACGCCGCCGCCGCTACACATTGACCGCCGCCCGGCTGCGCTGGGACCACTTCAACCTCACCTACAG GGTGCTCTCCTTCCCTCGGAacctactgagccccagtgagaccCGGCGGGGCCTGGCTGCGGCTTTCCGCATGTGGAGTGAGGTGTCCCCGTTCAGCTTCCGAGAAGTGGGCCCAGAACAGCCCAGTGACCTTCGCATAG GTTTCTACCCCACCAATCACACCGACTGCCTGGTGTCATTGCTGCACCACTGTTTTGATGGACCCACAGGAGAGTTGGCACACGCCTTCTTCCCCCCACATGGTGGCATCCATTTTGACGACAGCGAGTACTGGATCCTGGGCCCCACTCGCTACAGCTGGAAGAAAG GCGTGTGGCTCACAGACCTGGTGCACGTGGCAGCCCATGAGATCGGGCATGCTCTGGGCTTGATGCACTCACAGCACAATCGGGCACTCATGCACCTTAACGCCACGCTGAGCGGCTGGAAGACACTGTCGCAGGACGAGCTATGGGGGCTGCACCGTCTCTACG GCTGTCTAGACCGTCTGTTTGTGTGTGCATCCTGGGCACGGAAAGGTTACTGTGACACTCGTCAGAGGCTCATGAAGAGGCTTTGCCCCAGCAGCTGTGACTTCTGCTACG CTGGTACAAGGACCAGGAGCCCCTGGAGTTCTCCTACCCTGGCTACCTGGCGCTGGGCAAGGCTCACCTGA
- the LOC103119232 gene encoding cyclin-dependent kinase 11B isoform X4 — MREQQKEQREQKERERRAEERRKEREARREVSAHHRTIRDDYGDKGKASHWSRSPLRPPRERFELGDCRKPAKEEKMEERDLLSDLQDISDSERKTSSAESSSAESGSGSEEEEEEEEEEEEGSSSEESDEEEEEEEEEEEEEETGSNSEDASAQSAEEVSEEEISEDEERDNENHILIVPESRFDRDSGESEEGEEEVGEGTPQSSALTEGDFVPDSPALSPIELKQELPKYLPALQGCRSVEEFQCLNRIEEGTYGVVYRAKDKKTDEIVALKRLKMEKEKEGFPITSLREINTILKAQHPNIVTVREIVVGSNMDKIYIVMNYVEHDLKSLMETMKQPFLPGEVKTLMIQLLRGVKHLHDNWILHRDLKTSNLLLSHAGILKVGDFGLAREYGSPLKAYTPVVVTLWYRAPELLLGAKEYSTAVDMWSVGCIFGELLTQKPLFPGKSDIDQINKVFKDLGTPSEKIWPGYNELPAVKKMTFTEYPYNNLRKRFGALLSDQGFDLMNKFLTYFPGRRVSAEDGLKHEYFRETPLPIEPSMFPTWPAKSEQQRVKRGTSPRPPEGGLGYSQLGDDDLKETGFHLTTTNQGASAAGPGFSLKF, encoded by the exons ATGCGAGAGCAGCAGAAGGAACAACGAGAGCAGAAGGAGCGGGAACGGCGAGCAGAGGAGCGGCGCAAGGAGCGAGAGGCCAGGAGGGAAG TTTCTGCACATCACCGAACTATTCGAGATGACTATGGTGACAAAGGGAAAGCAAGCCACTGGAGTCGCAGCCCCTTACGTCCACCTCGAGAGAGGTTTGAGCTGGGAGATTGCCGGAAGCCAG caaaagaagagaaaatggaggAGAGAGACCTACTGTCTGACTTACAAGACATCAGTGATAGCGAGAGGAAAACCAGCTCAGCTGAGTCCTCCTCAG CGGAATCCGGGTCAGGttcagaggaggaagaagaggaggaggaggaagaagaggagggaagtaGCAGTGAAGAATcagatgaggaggaagaagaagaggaagaggaggaagaggaggaggaaactggGAGTAACTCTGAGGATGCATCTGCACAATCGGCTG AAGAAGTGAGTGAAGAAGAAATAAGTGAAGATGAAGAGCGAGACAATGAAAACCACATATTAATTG TTCCAGAGTCACGATTTGACCGAGATTCTGGAGAGAgtgaagaaggggaggaagaagtgGGTGAGGGCACCCCACAGAGCAGCGCACTGACTGAAGGAGACTTcgtgcccgactccccagccttGTCACCCATCGAGCTCAAGCAGGAACTGCCCAAGTATCTCCCTGCCTTGCAG GGCTGTCGGAGTGTAGAGGAGTTCCAGTGCCTGAACAGGATCGAAGAAGGCACTTACGGAGTTGTGTACAGGGCAAAGGACAAGAAAACAG ATGAAATTGTGGCTCTGAAGCGGCTGaaaatggagaaggagaaagaaggcttTCCAATCACGTCACTGAGGGAGATCAACACCATCCTCAAGGCCCAACATCCCAATATTGTGACTGTCAGG GAAATCGTTGTAGGCAGCAACATGGACAAGATCTACATCGTGATGAACTATGTGGAGCATGACCTCAAGAGCCTCATGGAGACCATGAAGCAGCCTTTCCTACCAG GGGAAGTGAAGACGCTGATGATTCAGCTGCTGCGAGGTGTGAAGCACCTGCATGACAACTGGATCCTTCATCGAGACCTCAAGACATCCAACCTGCTACTGAGCCATGCAGGCATCCTCAAG GTGGGGGACTTTGGACTGGCGCGGGAGTACGGGTCTCCTCTGAAGGCCTACACCCCCGTCGTAGTGACCCTCTGGTACCGTGCCCCAGAGCTGCTGCTAGGTGCCAAG GAGTACTCCACAGCTGTGGACATGTGGTCAGTGGGCTGCATCTTTGGGGAGCTGCTGACTCAGAAGCCGCTGTTCCCTGGGAAATCAGACATTGACCAGATCAACAAAGTGTTCAAG GATCTGGGGACACCCAGTGAGAAGATCTGGCCTGGCTATAATGAACTCCCCGCTGTCAAGAAGATGACCTTCACTGAGTACCCCTACAACAACCTCCGTAAACGCTTTGGGGCTCTCCTCTCAGACCAGGGCTTTGACCTCATGAACAA GTTCTTGACCTACTTCCCTGGACGGAGGGTCAGTGCTGAAGACGGCCTTAAGCATGAGTATTTCCGGGAAACTCCCCTCCCCATCGAGCCCTCCATGTTCCCCACATGGCCCGCCAAGAGTGAGCAGCAAAGGGTAAAACGCGGCACCAGCCCCCGACCCCCTGAGGGTGGCCTTGGCTACAGCCAGCTG GGTGATGATGACCTGAAGGAGACGGGCTTCCACCTCACCACCACCAACCAGGGTGCCTCAGCCGCAGGCCCAGGCTTCAGCCTCAAATTCTGA
- the MMP23B gene encoding matrix metalloproteinase-23 isoform X1 — protein sequence MGLWVSVPAAAGGACELGGRLRAALGVLYLLPVLLLLSQLGILVLQATVSAAQSDVPSPHPMGVLATVGPGPLPLQAARRRRYTLTAARLRWDHFNLTYRVLSFPRNLLSPSETRRGLAAAFRMWSEVSPFSFREVGPEQPSDLRIGFYPTNHTDCLVSLLHHCFDGPTGELAHAFFPPHGGIHFDDSEYWILGPTRYSWKKGVWLTDLVHVAAHEIGHALGLMHSQHNRALMHLNATLSGWKTLSQDELWGLHRLYGCLDRLFVCASWARKGYCDTRQRLMKRLCPSSCDFCYEFPFPTVAATSPPPRTKTRLVPEGRNVTFRCGQKILHKKGKVYWYKDQEPLEFSYPGYLALGKAHLSIIANAINEGTYTCVVRRQQRVLTTYSWRIRVRS from the exons ATGGGCCTCTGGGTCAGTGTCCCTGCGGCTGCTGGGGGGGCCTGTGAGCTGGGTGGGCGGCTGCGAGCAGCGCTGGGTGTCCTGTATCTCCTGCCAGTCCTTCTGCTGCTCTCCCAGCTGGGGATCCTGGTGCTCCAGGCCACTGTGAGTGCAGCACAG AGCGATGTCCCCTCTCCTCACCCCATGGGCGTCCTTGCCACTGTGGGCCCTGGACCGCTGCCCCTGCAGGCAGCACGCCGCCGCCGCTACACATTGACCGCCGCCCGGCTGCGCTGGGACCACTTCAACCTCACCTACAG GGTGCTCTCCTTCCCTCGGAacctactgagccccagtgagaccCGGCGGGGCCTGGCTGCGGCTTTCCGCATGTGGAGTGAGGTGTCCCCGTTCAGCTTCCGAGAAGTGGGCCCAGAACAGCCCAGTGACCTTCGCATAG GTTTCTACCCCACCAATCACACCGACTGCCTGGTGTCATTGCTGCACCACTGTTTTGATGGACCCACAGGAGAGTTGGCACACGCCTTCTTCCCCCCACATGGTGGCATCCATTTTGACGACAGCGAGTACTGGATCCTGGGCCCCACTCGCTACAGCTGGAAGAAAG GCGTGTGGCTCACAGACCTGGTGCACGTGGCAGCCCATGAGATCGGGCATGCTCTGGGCTTGATGCACTCACAGCACAATCGGGCACTCATGCACCTTAACGCCACGCTGAGCGGCTGGAAGACACTGTCGCAGGACGAGCTATGGGGGCTGCACCGTCTCTACG GCTGTCTAGACCGTCTGTTTGTGTGTGCATCCTGGGCACGGAAAGGTTACTGTGACACTCGTCAGAGGCTCATGAAGAGGCTTTGCCCCAGCAGCTGTGACTTCTGCTACG AGTTCCCCTTTCCCACCGTGGCTGCCACCTCACCGCCCCCCAGGACCAAGACCAGGCTGGTGCCTGAGGGCAGGAATGTGACCTTCCGCTGTGGCCAGAAGATCCTCCACAAGAAGGGGAAAGTGTA CTGGTACAAGGACCAGGAGCCCCTGGAGTTCTCCTACCCTGGCTACCTGGCGCTGGGCAAGGCTCACCTGAGCATCATTGCCAATGCCATCAACGAGGGTACCTACACATGTGTGGTACGGCGGCAGCAGCGGGTGCTCACCACCTACTCCTGGCGCATCCGGGTGCGGAGCTGA